From the Streptomyces syringium genome, one window contains:
- a CDS encoding L-tyrosine/L-tryptophan isonitrile synthase family protein: protein MPNSTLTRTPVETRILDLLLPYHRTTEPGPPDPAAHPEQLDQIRHFTEAGEPVLFTLPGFPCKSPNPAKVLGHLPDEGERLSLGFLDRLCARIGEMYEPGARMLICSDGHIFGDLINVPDAHIDAYGDELRALIRRERLSHLDTFDLRHVHGELDYDTKRALVTDAYAPDLETLRAQARTDEETARLYRGITRFLVEDTAGFTGTRSALQRECRARAYGVIARSRAWGDLIADCHPRSVRLSIHPQRPGAAKFGIRLLDAADAWATPWHTTVLREAGGRARLVHRADAERIGRLVLRDGRPSHYEVPR, encoded by the coding sequence ATGCCGAACAGCACCCTCACCCGCACCCCGGTCGAGACCCGCATCCTGGATCTCCTCCTGCCGTACCACCGCACGACGGAGCCGGGCCCCCCGGACCCGGCCGCCCACCCCGAACAGCTCGACCAGATACGCCACTTCACCGAGGCGGGTGAGCCGGTCCTCTTCACCCTCCCCGGCTTCCCGTGCAAGTCCCCGAACCCCGCCAAGGTCCTCGGCCACCTCCCCGACGAGGGCGAACGGCTCTCGCTCGGCTTCCTGGACCGGCTGTGCGCCCGGATCGGCGAGATGTACGAGCCGGGCGCCCGCATGCTCATCTGCTCCGACGGCCATATCTTCGGCGACCTCATCAACGTCCCCGACGCGCACATCGACGCCTACGGGGACGAGCTGCGCGCCCTCATCCGCCGGGAGCGGCTGAGCCACCTCGACACCTTCGACCTGCGCCATGTGCACGGGGAGCTGGACTACGACACCAAGCGCGCCCTCGTCACCGACGCCTACGCGCCCGACCTGGAGACGCTGCGCGCCCAGGCCCGTACCGACGAGGAGACCGCCCGCCTCTACCGCGGCATCACCCGCTTCCTCGTCGAGGACACCGCGGGCTTCACCGGTACCCGTTCCGCGCTGCAACGCGAATGCCGGGCCCGCGCGTACGGCGTCATCGCCCGCAGCCGCGCCTGGGGCGACCTCATCGCGGACTGCCACCCGCGGTCCGTACGGCTGTCCATCCACCCGCAGCGGCCGGGCGCCGCGAAGTTCGGGATCCGGCTGCTCGACGCCGCCGACGCGTGGGCCACGCCGTGGCACACCACGGTGCTGCGGGAGGCGGGGGGCCGTGCGCGGCTGGTGCACCGTGCGG
- a CDS encoding cytochrome P450 family protein: protein MPLPDPFPLYGPAYKRDPYPLYERMRAAGPIHRVLFPSGVTAWLVTGHAAAQRTLADPRLGKNHALGNDRWREHASIMPEPQHSELQVHLLHQDPPKHTAMRRYVTDAFAPRRVEELRPRFQEMADALVDAMTADTGSDTDTVDLVRCFAARFPFQVLAEVIGLPPNLAARFRREWGKVVAPVGPQDPGRPAYEALLRGLQGYIAEVVAEKRAEPGDDLLSRLVTARDEGELTREELDSMVFQLLVAGQEPVTNQITTALVALMRQPRREAVLERLRAEPELMPNAVEELLRLDSAFELTTWRFLAEDADLHGTRVPAGDSVIVSLCAANRDPERFPDPDTLDLDRAQGPHLAFGHGIHFCPGAALARIELQVALATLIHRLPGLRLAVPDEDLPWIPAVLGRGVSELPVAFDRAVCPRPRG from the coding sequence GTGCCGCTGCCCGACCCGTTCCCCCTCTACGGACCCGCGTACAAGCGTGACCCCTACCCGCTCTACGAGCGGATGCGGGCCGCCGGGCCCATCCACCGGGTGCTCTTCCCGAGCGGGGTCACCGCCTGGCTCGTCACCGGGCACGCCGCCGCGCAGCGGACCCTCGCCGACCCGCGGCTCGGCAAGAACCACGCCCTCGGCAACGATCGCTGGCGCGAACACGCCTCGATCATGCCCGAGCCGCAGCACTCCGAACTCCAGGTCCATCTGCTGCACCAGGACCCGCCGAAGCACACCGCCATGCGCCGCTACGTGACCGACGCCTTCGCGCCGCGCCGCGTCGAGGAACTGCGCCCCCGCTTCCAGGAGATGGCGGACGCGCTCGTCGACGCGATGACCGCGGACACCGGCAGCGATACCGACACCGTCGACCTCGTCCGCTGCTTCGCCGCCCGGTTCCCCTTCCAGGTCCTCGCCGAGGTCATCGGCCTGCCCCCGAACCTCGCCGCCCGTTTCCGGCGCGAATGGGGCAAGGTCGTGGCCCCCGTCGGACCGCAGGACCCCGGCCGCCCCGCCTACGAGGCGCTGCTGCGCGGCCTGCAGGGCTACATCGCCGAGGTCGTCGCGGAGAAGCGCGCCGAGCCCGGGGACGACCTCCTCAGCCGCCTGGTCACCGCCCGCGACGAGGGCGAGCTGACGCGGGAAGAGCTGGACTCCATGGTCTTCCAGCTGCTCGTCGCCGGACAGGAGCCGGTCACCAACCAGATCACCACCGCCCTGGTGGCCCTGATGCGCCAGCCCCGACGAGAAGCCGTGCTGGAGCGGCTGCGCGCCGAGCCGGAGCTGATGCCGAACGCGGTCGAGGAGCTGCTGCGCCTCGACAGCGCCTTCGAGCTGACCACCTGGCGGTTCCTGGCCGAGGACGCCGATCTGCACGGCACCCGGGTCCCGGCCGGCGACTCCGTGATCGTCTCCCTCTGCGCCGCCAACCGCGACCCCGAGCGGTTCCCCGACCCCGACACCCTCGACCTCGACCGCGCCCAGGGCCCGCACCTGGCCTTCGGCCACGGCATCCACTTCTGCCCCGGCGCGGCCCTCGCCCGCATCGAACTCCAGGTCGCCCTCGCCACCCTGATACACCGGCTGCCGGGCCTGCGCCTCGCCGTCCCCGACGAGGACCTCCCCTGGATCCCCGCCGTCCTCGGCCGGGGCGTCAGCGAACTGCCCGTCGCCTTCGACCGGGCCGTGTGCCCCCGCCCCCGGGGATGA
- a CDS encoding heavy metal translocating P-type ATPase, with translation MSGAAREAGSATQPPAPAPDACRTTELIVGGMTCAACVGRVEKKLGRLEGVSASVNLATGKARVSHPAAVTPAELVAVVEGLGFTARLPQPPAAREDAPAGSDPEADAADRASDRAEASARTRLLITALLSVPVLVLSMAPALQFRNWQWLCFALATPVAVWGAWPFHDKALRGLRHAAATMDTLVSLGVLASYSWSTYALFLGGAGEPGMRMPFTLLPSGAGMNGTADVYLEAVVAVPLFVLAGRTLEARARRGTGSALRALASLAAKDVVVRGADGAERRVPITELRVGDRFVVRPGERVATDGVVVTGSSALDLSLVTGESAPVEAGPGAAVVGGAVNSGGLLEVRATAVGADTQLARIARLVEDAQAGKARVQRLADAVAGVFVPAVLAVAVTVLGFWLGAGADPQAAITSAVAVLVVACPCALGLATPTALLAATGRGAGLGILVSGPQALEGLRRVDTVVLDKTGTLTTGSMTVTEVTDRPDGIGAGAALRLAAAAESGSEHPVGRAIHAYALRTPAGEPAAPLPPVTDFGATAGVGVAGRVEGHLVEVARPDSAKPGEGTAKPGKRGAAKQPAGPSDAGLPEALGAAVRAAEKDGRTVVLVRVDGTPEAVIALGDTVRPGSYRAVDHLKRLGLRPVLATGDSAAAAHAVAGELGITEVHARATPEDKAELVRTLRARGHRVAVIGDGVNDTAALAGADLGIAMGSGTDAAIGAADVTLVREDMGALADAVRLARRTSVTVRANLVWAFGYNLVTVPLAVVGLLSPMVAAAAMSVSSLLVVGNSLRLRGWQPSPGRSSAGRPSAGRGPGRPGGRAGAPAQRRVGPGGAGRPGATTADEARRTGAELPSPSGGPDRTDGSATATSSRGDTR, from the coding sequence ATGAGCGGGGCGGCCCGGGAGGCCGGGAGTGCCACGCAGCCGCCCGCTCCGGCGCCGGACGCCTGCCGGACCACCGAGCTGATCGTCGGCGGGATGACCTGCGCGGCGTGCGTGGGGCGGGTGGAGAAGAAGCTCGGCCGCCTGGAGGGGGTGAGCGCGAGCGTCAACCTCGCCACGGGCAAGGCGCGGGTCAGCCACCCGGCGGCGGTGACCCCCGCGGAACTCGTGGCCGTGGTCGAAGGGCTGGGCTTCACCGCCCGGCTGCCGCAGCCGCCCGCCGCGCGGGAGGACGCCCCGGCGGGATCGGATCCCGAGGCGGATGCCGCGGATCGGGCGTCGGACCGTGCGGAAGCATCCGCCCGGACCCGGCTGCTGATCACGGCGTTGCTGTCCGTGCCGGTGCTGGTGCTGTCCATGGCGCCGGCGCTGCAGTTCCGCAACTGGCAGTGGCTGTGCTTCGCCCTGGCCACCCCGGTCGCGGTGTGGGGCGCGTGGCCGTTCCACGACAAGGCGCTGCGCGGGTTGCGGCACGCCGCCGCCACGATGGACACGCTGGTCTCCCTCGGGGTGCTCGCCTCGTACTCCTGGTCGACGTACGCCCTGTTCCTCGGCGGTGCCGGGGAGCCGGGGATGCGGATGCCGTTCACCCTGCTGCCCTCGGGCGCGGGGATGAACGGCACGGCGGACGTGTATCTGGAGGCGGTGGTCGCCGTACCGCTGTTCGTTCTGGCCGGCCGCACGCTGGAGGCGCGGGCGCGGCGCGGTACGGGGTCCGCGCTGCGGGCGCTCGCGTCGCTCGCGGCGAAGGACGTCGTCGTCCGGGGGGCCGACGGGGCCGAGCGGCGGGTGCCGATCACGGAGCTGCGGGTCGGTGACCGCTTCGTCGTCCGGCCCGGTGAGCGCGTCGCGACCGACGGCGTGGTCGTGACGGGCAGCTCCGCGCTCGACCTGTCGCTGGTCACGGGTGAGAGTGCGCCGGTCGAGGCGGGGCCCGGCGCCGCCGTGGTGGGCGGTGCCGTCAACTCCGGCGGTCTGCTGGAGGTGCGGGCCACGGCCGTCGGTGCGGACACCCAACTCGCCCGGATCGCCCGGCTGGTGGAGGACGCCCAGGCGGGCAAGGCGCGGGTGCAGCGGCTCGCCGACGCGGTCGCGGGCGTGTTCGTCCCGGCGGTCCTGGCCGTCGCCGTCACCGTCCTCGGTTTCTGGCTCGGCGCGGGCGCGGACCCGCAGGCGGCTATCACGTCCGCGGTGGCCGTGCTCGTGGTGGCCTGCCCCTGCGCGCTGGGGCTCGCGACCCCGACCGCCCTGCTCGCCGCCACGGGACGCGGCGCGGGCCTCGGCATTCTCGTCAGCGGACCGCAGGCGCTGGAGGGGCTGCGCCGTGTGGACACCGTCGTGCTGGACAAGACGGGCACGCTCACGACCGGTTCGATGACGGTGACCGAGGTGACGGACCGCCCCGACGGCATCGGCGCCGGAGCGGCTCTCCGGCTCGCGGCGGCGGCCGAGAGCGGCTCGGAGCATCCGGTGGGCCGCGCGATCCACGCGTACGCGCTGCGGACTCCGGCCGGTGAGCCGGCCGCGCCGCTGCCGCCGGTGACGGACTTCGGCGCCACGGCCGGGGTGGGCGTGGCGGGCCGCGTCGAGGGGCACCTGGTGGAGGTGGCCCGGCCGGACTCGGCGAAGCCGGGAGAAGGTACGGCGAAGCCGGGGAAGCGGGGGGCGGCGAAGCAGCCCGCCGGGCCGTCGGACGCCGGCTTGCCGGAGGCTCTCGGCGCGGCCGTGCGCGCCGCGGAGAAGGACGGCCGGACCGTGGTGCTGGTGCGGGTGGACGGCACACCCGAAGCGGTGATCGCCCTCGGCGACACCGTGCGGCCCGGCAGCTATCGCGCGGTCGACCACCTCAAGCGGCTGGGGCTGCGGCCCGTGCTGGCCACGGGTGACAGCGCGGCCGCCGCGCACGCCGTCGCGGGCGAGCTCGGCATCACCGAGGTCCACGCCCGGGCCACCCCGGAGGACAAGGCCGAGCTCGTCCGGACGCTGCGCGCCCGGGGCCACCGTGTCGCGGTCATCGGTGACGGTGTCAACGACACCGCCGCGCTGGCCGGCGCGGACCTGGGCATCGCGATGGGCAGCGGCACGGACGCGGCCATCGGCGCGGCCGATGTGACGCTGGTGCGCGAGGACATGGGCGCACTGGCGGACGCGGTCCGGCTGGCCCGGCGCACCTCGGTGACCGTGCGGGCCAATCTCGTCTGGGCCTTCGGCTACAACCTCGTCACCGTGCCCCTCGCGGTCGTCGGACTGCTGAGCCCCATGGTCGCGGCGGCGGCGATGTCCGTCAGCTCGCTCCTGGTCGTGGGCAACAGCCTGCGGCTGCGCGGCTGGCAGCCGTCGCCCGGACGGTCGTCGGCGGGGCGGCCTTCGGCGGGGCGGGGGCCCGGACGGCCGGGTGGCCGGGCGGGTGCGCCGGCGCAGCGACGCGTCGGGCCGGGCGGGGCGGGACGCCCCGGCGCCACCACCGCGGACGAGGCCCGCCGCACGGGCGCGGAGCTGCCGTCCCCGTCCGGCGGCCCGGACCGTACGGACGGTTCCGCCACCGCTACGAGCTCACGAGGTGACACGCGATGA
- a CDS encoding copper chaperone PCu(A)C, which translates to MKAPSPLLPRLVETAFSALVPMVACAVTLGGLVAWTASGEAGRPAGVTVEEGRMLLPFGTDDSAAFFRVRNTGDKDDELIGVEAPTAGGRAMLSRTVVKNGAGSMGMVDSATVPARGTLEMSPHDLDVMVSAPPRGLRVGDRVPFVLRFRESGTVRAEAVVVRPGTGS; encoded by the coding sequence ATGAAGGCCCCCTCCCCCCTCCTCCCCCGGCTCGTCGAGACCGCGTTCTCCGCGCTCGTCCCCATGGTCGCCTGCGCGGTGACCCTCGGAGGGCTGGTCGCGTGGACCGCGTCCGGCGAGGCGGGCCGGCCCGCGGGCGTGACCGTCGAGGAGGGGCGCATGCTGCTCCCCTTCGGCACGGACGACAGCGCCGCGTTCTTCCGCGTGCGCAACACCGGTGACAAGGACGACGAGCTGATCGGCGTCGAGGCGCCGACGGCGGGCGGTCGCGCGATGCTGAGCCGGACCGTGGTCAAGAACGGCGCGGGCTCGATGGGAATGGTCGACTCCGCGACCGTTCCCGCGCGGGGCACGCTGGAGATGTCCCCGCACGATCTGGACGTCATGGTGAGCGCCCCGCCGCGGGGCTTGCGCGTCGGTGACCGCGTCCCGTTCGTCCTGCGGTTCCGCGAGAGCGGCACCGTACGGGCGGAGGCCGTGGTCGTCCGCCCGGGGACGGGAAGCTGA
- a CDS encoding sigma-70 family RNA polymerase sigma factor has translation MRDDETVTAWALAARGGDADAVERFIRATQSDVRRYVARLSNDPQGADDLVQETYLRALRGLPRFEGRSSARTWLLSIARRTVVDRLRFNAARPRLSDTDDWQSAAERTQSAELPGFDEGVALSQLLDRLPYERREAFVLTQLLGLPYAEAAAVAGCPVGTVRSRVARAREALIGQLETAERDAARIPVARVPALAG, from the coding sequence GTGCGTGACGACGAGACGGTGACCGCGTGGGCGCTGGCCGCGCGTGGCGGTGACGCCGACGCCGTGGAGCGCTTCATCCGCGCCACCCAGAGCGATGTCCGGCGGTACGTCGCCCGGCTGAGCAATGATCCGCAGGGCGCGGACGACCTCGTACAGGAGACGTATCTGCGGGCCCTGCGCGGGCTGCCGCGCTTCGAGGGCCGGTCCTCGGCCCGCACCTGGCTGCTGTCCATCGCCCGCCGCACGGTCGTGGACCGGCTCCGCTTCAACGCGGCCCGCCCCCGGCTGTCGGACACCGACGACTGGCAGAGCGCCGCCGAGCGCACCCAGTCCGCGGAGCTGCCCGGCTTCGACGAGGGGGTGGCGCTCTCGCAGCTCCTCGACCGGCTGCCGTACGAGCGCCGCGAGGCGTTCGTGCTGACCCAGCTGCTGGGGCTGCCGTACGCCGAGGCCGCGGCCGTGGCCGGCTGCCCGGTCGGTACGGTGCGCTCCCGTGTGGCGCGGGCGCGCGAGGCACTGATCGGCCAGTTGGAGACGGCCGAGCGGGACGCGGCGCGCATACCGGTGGCGCGCGTCCCGGCACTGGCCGGGTAG
- a CDS encoding zf-HC2 domain-containing protein, which yields MHCVEFRTAVSARVDGEELPAGICDATLDSHLRGCAECCRWEEQARRLKLLTAAFDLG from the coding sequence GTGCATTGCGTTGAGTTTCGTACCGCTGTATCCGCCCGGGTGGACGGCGAGGAGCTGCCTGCGGGCATCTGCGACGCCACACTCGACTCGCATCTGCGGGGGTGTGCCGAGTGCTGCCGCTGGGAGGAGCAGGCGCGCCGGCTCAAGCTGCTGACGGCGGCTTTCGACCTCGGCTGA
- a CDS encoding holin, whose amino-acid sequence MRKLIADIAERTLAAYVTTFLGLLLADGFDLTDISALKAAAIASIPAALSVIKGAIGGRFGDRSSAAWLPAGDGAPGRR is encoded by the coding sequence ATGCGCAAATTAATCGCCGACATCGCCGAACGCACCCTCGCCGCCTACGTGACCACCTTCCTCGGCCTCCTCCTGGCCGACGGATTCGACCTCACGGACATATCGGCCCTCAAGGCCGCCGCCATCGCCTCGATACCCGCCGCCCTCTCCGTGATCAAGGGGGCCATCGGGGGCCGTTTCGGCGACAGGTCCAGCGCCGCCTGGCTGCCGGCCGGCGACGGCGCACCCGGCAGACGCTGA
- a CDS encoding GAF domain-containing protein, whose protein sequence is MVNPWLALASGADPAERCALVRSAHEDFTAGGALNDRVRRVVADSWRRSAAALPGPEFVTPVEMGDAELADYRGAHPLARAMPLVRELLGSIADDGRHLLAVCDASGRMLWVEGHRGVRDRAEAMNFVPGARWDERHAGTNAPGTALALDHAVQIFATEHYNRLVQPWTCAAAPVHDPRTGRLLGAIDITGGDHLAAPHSLALVQATARAAEAQLTTPAPAPGLALSALGRDEALLVADGRRLRLGRRHSEILVLLAGHPDGLTGDQLSCALYGERPVPPVTLRAELSRLRRLVGPLLASRPYRLYGPVETDTARVERELTSGDLRAAVRAYVGPLLPASEAPGVRRMRRLLEDRLRRAVLGGGDAAALRMWADSPWGEEDLEVWERLLAALPESAPQRGAVATRARRLREAYAPGAGATFGQPPRH, encoded by the coding sequence GTGGTCAACCCATGGCTGGCGTTGGCGTCGGGTGCGGATCCCGCCGAGCGGTGTGCCCTGGTCAGGAGCGCCCACGAGGACTTCACGGCTGGGGGCGCGCTGAACGACCGGGTCCGCCGGGTGGTCGCCGACTCCTGGCGGCGCTCCGCCGCGGCGCTGCCCGGACCGGAGTTCGTCACCCCGGTCGAGATGGGTGACGCCGAGCTGGCGGACTACCGCGGGGCGCATCCGCTGGCGCGCGCGATGCCGCTCGTCCGCGAGCTGCTCGGCTCGATCGCCGACGACGGGCGGCATCTGCTCGCGGTCTGCGACGCGTCGGGCCGGATGCTGTGGGTGGAGGGGCACCGGGGCGTCCGGGACCGGGCCGAGGCCATGAACTTCGTCCCCGGCGCCCGCTGGGACGAGCGGCACGCGGGGACGAACGCGCCGGGCACGGCCCTCGCCCTGGACCACGCGGTGCAGATCTTCGCCACCGAGCACTACAACCGGCTCGTCCAGCCGTGGACCTGCGCCGCCGCGCCCGTGCACGACCCGCGCACCGGCCGGCTGCTCGGGGCGATCGACATCACCGGCGGCGACCATCTGGCGGCCCCGCACAGCCTGGCGCTGGTCCAGGCGACGGCGCGGGCCGCCGAGGCGCAGCTGACGACGCCGGCCCCCGCGCCCGGGCTCGCCCTGTCGGCACTGGGCCGGGACGAGGCCCTGCTGGTGGCGGACGGGCGCCGATTACGGCTGGGCCGCCGGCACAGCGAGATCCTGGTCCTGCTGGCCGGCCACCCCGACGGGCTGACGGGCGACCAGCTGTCGTGCGCGCTGTACGGCGAGCGCCCGGTGCCGCCGGTGACCCTGCGGGCGGAGCTGTCGCGGCTGCGGCGGCTGGTGGGCCCGCTGCTCGCTTCCCGCCCGTACCGCCTGTACGGGCCGGTGGAGACGGATACCGCGCGGGTGGAGCGCGAGCTGACGTCGGGTGACCTCCGGGCGGCGGTGCGCGCGTACGTCGGCCCCCTGCTGCCGGCGTCGGAGGCGCCGGGGGTCCGCCGGATGCGACGACTGCTGGAGGACCGGCTGCGGCGCGCGGTCCTGGGCGGCGGGGACGCGGCCGCGCTCCGGATGTGGGCCGACAGCCCGTGGGGCGAGGAGGACCTGGAGGTGTGGGAGCGGCTGTTGGCCGCGCTGCCGGAGAGCGCGCCGCAGCGGGGGGCGGTGGCCACGCGGGCCCGCCGCCTGCGCGAGGCGTACGCCCCCGGCGCGGGGGCAACGTTCGGGCAACCTCCCCGGCACTAG
- the adh gene encoding aldehyde dehydrogenase → MTRYANPGTPEAIVSYRPRYDHWIGGEYVPPKQGRYFENPTPVNGQPFTEIARGTAEDVERALDAAHAAAPAWGRTSPAERALLLNRIADRMENNLELLAVAESWENGKPVRETLAADIPLAIDHFRYFAGAIRAQEGGLSQIDEDTVAYHFHEPLGVVAQIIPWNFPILMAAWKLAPALATGNAVVLKPAEQTPASIHVWLDLVADLLPPGVVNIVNGFGVEAGKPLASSPRVAKISFTGETTTGRLIMQYASENIIPVTLELGGKSPNIFFDDVSAADDDFLDKALEGFTMFALNQGEVCTCPSRALIQRGHYAAFLEAATARTEAILPGHPLDTDTMIGAQASNDQLEKILSYLDIGRQEGARVRTGGARADLGGELAGGYYVQPTIFEGDNRMRVFQEEIFGPVVAVAPFTDFDDAIHTANDTLYGLGAGVWTRNGTTAYRAGRAIQAGRVWTNCYHAYPAHAAFGGYKQSGIGRENHRLMLDHYQQTKNLLVSYSPKKLGFF, encoded by the coding sequence ATGACCCGCTACGCCAACCCCGGAACCCCCGAGGCGATCGTCTCCTACCGTCCCCGGTACGACCACTGGATCGGCGGCGAGTACGTGCCGCCGAAGCAGGGCCGGTACTTCGAGAACCCGACCCCGGTGAACGGACAGCCGTTCACCGAGATCGCGCGCGGCACGGCCGAGGACGTCGAACGGGCCCTGGACGCGGCCCACGCGGCCGCCCCCGCCTGGGGCCGCACCTCCCCCGCCGAACGCGCCCTCCTGCTGAACCGCATAGCCGACCGCATGGAGAACAACCTCGAACTCCTCGCCGTCGCGGAGTCCTGGGAGAACGGCAAACCGGTCCGCGAGACCCTCGCCGCCGACATCCCGCTCGCCATCGACCACTTCCGCTACTTCGCGGGCGCGATCCGCGCCCAGGAGGGCGGCCTCTCCCAGATCGACGAGGACACGGTCGCCTACCACTTCCACGAGCCGCTCGGCGTCGTCGCCCAGATCATCCCCTGGAACTTCCCCATTCTGATGGCCGCGTGGAAGCTCGCCCCGGCCCTGGCCACGGGCAACGCCGTCGTCCTGAAGCCCGCGGAGCAGACCCCGGCGTCGATCCACGTCTGGCTGGACCTGGTGGCCGACCTGCTGCCGCCGGGCGTGGTGAACATCGTCAACGGCTTCGGCGTCGAGGCCGGCAAACCGCTCGCCTCCAGCCCCCGCGTCGCGAAGATCTCCTTCACCGGCGAGACGACGACGGGCCGCCTGATCATGCAGTACGCGTCGGAGAACATCATCCCGGTCACCCTCGAACTGGGCGGCAAGAGCCCGAACATCTTCTTCGACGACGTCTCGGCCGCCGACGACGACTTCCTCGACAAGGCCCTCGAAGGCTTCACGATGTTCGCCCTCAACCAGGGCGAGGTCTGCACCTGCCCCTCCCGCGCCCTGATCCAGCGAGGCCACTACGCCGCCTTCCTGGAAGCGGCCACGGCCCGCACCGAAGCGATCCTCCCGGGCCACCCCCTGGACACCGACACGATGATCGGCGCCCAGGCCTCCAACGACCAGCTGGAGAAGATCCTCTCCTACCTCGACATCGGCAGGCAGGAAGGCGCCCGGGTCCGCACCGGCGGCGCCCGCGCCGACCTCGGCGGCGAACTCGCGGGCGGCTACTACGTCCAGCCCACCATCTTCGAGGGCGACAACCGCATGCGGGTCTTCCAGGAGGAGATCTTCGGCCCGGTGGTGGCGGTGGCACCCTTCACCGACTTCGACGACGCGATCCACACGGCCAACGACACCCTCTACGGCCTGGGCGCCGGTGTCTGGACCCGCAACGGCACCACGGCCTACCGAGCAGGCCGAGCCATCCAGGCCGGCCGCGTCTGGACCAACTGCTACCACGCGTACCCGGCCCATGCTGCATTTGGCGGCTACAAGCAGTCGGGCATCGGACGGGAGAACCACCGGCTGATGCTGGACCACTACCAGCAGACGAAGAACTTGTTGGTCTCGTACTCCCCGAAGAAGCTGGGCTTCTTCTAG
- a CDS encoding methyltransferase family protein, protein METWTGWTALSVYLAGGVVDLCLRSWLHYRATGDNGHRYTPPALGTLPWWSQILTGAGLVLGAWAPVLAVLGLVSPAEELDVVPVFGMGLAVAVVGFAGVFAAQQAMGRSWRIGVDTGERTALVTSGVFGLMRNPIYTALLTALTGMVGMVPSWLQLLALLFVFAGVELQVRYVEEPYLARTHGTAYLEYTAVVGRFVPGVGRAAIAGPAGADQERDM, encoded by the coding sequence GTGGAAACCTGGACCGGATGGACGGCGCTGTCCGTCTACTTGGCCGGAGGGGTGGTCGACCTCTGCCTACGCAGCTGGCTGCATTACCGCGCGACCGGCGACAACGGCCACCGCTACACCCCGCCGGCGCTGGGCACTCTCCCGTGGTGGTCGCAGATACTCACGGGCGCAGGACTGGTGCTGGGGGCGTGGGCTCCGGTGCTCGCCGTGCTCGGGCTGGTGAGCCCGGCGGAAGAGCTGGACGTCGTGCCGGTGTTCGGCATGGGGCTGGCAGTCGCCGTCGTCGGGTTCGCCGGGGTGTTCGCCGCGCAGCAGGCGATGGGCCGCTCCTGGCGGATCGGTGTCGACACGGGCGAGCGCACGGCGCTGGTGACGAGCGGGGTGTTCGGACTGATGCGCAATCCCATCTACACCGCGCTGCTCACTGCCCTGACGGGCATGGTGGGCATGGTGCCCAGCTGGCTCCAACTACTGGCCCTGCTCTTCGTGTTCGCCGGTGTCGAGCTCCAAGTGCGGTATGTCGAGGAGCCCTACCTGGCACGGACGCACGGCACCGCCTATCTCGAGTACACCGCAGTGGTCGGGCGGTTCGTTCCCGGCGTGGGGCGGGCAGCCATCGCCGGGCCCGCCGGGGCGGACCAGGAACGGGACATGTGA